The window CAAGGAAATCGATCGGCACACTCAAGGATTTCTCTATGCGGTTTCTACTGCGATGACAACTGGGCAGATGACTAATAGTCAACAACAGAAACTAAGCAACACAACTCACCTATCCAGACTTAAGAATTTAGAACTGCAAAATCCAACACTGATTGGTTTTGGTATCGACAGCGCAAAAAAAGCGGTTGAATTTGCTAAAAATTCTCAGGGTGTAATTGTCGGGAGTGCTTTTATCGAGCCACTCTTAGCTAATGACTTGACGCGGGCGTTTTCACTGATCAGTGAAATACGCCAGGCCTTAAATACGCAAGATTTTAACGCAGGCAGAGGAGTTTTATGATTATTCAACTTAAGCACGAGATCAGTCGTGATTTGATCGATCAAATTAATTCTCGCCTCGGAGTTTTTGGTTTCAAGTCAACCGAAGTACAAACGCAGAGCGCGCGATACTTAGTTGCGATTGGTAATGTTGAAATCGACATTCGCCAAATTGGTTGTATGTCTGGGGTAAAAGACGTGCACCATGTTTCTGATGTTTATAAATTAGTTTCACGCAAATGGAAGGCTGCGCCAACCAGTATTCAGATTGCAGATGACGTTTCAATCAAGGAAGGCGCCTTTAATATTATTGCTGGGCCTTGTGCCTTTGAATCAGCAGAGCAAATCCAAAGTATTGTTACTTTCCTTTCCGCACGTGGGGTTAAGCTTCTAAGAGGTGGGGCTTTTAAGCCGCGCACCTCGCCCTATGCTTTTCGTGGTCTAGGCATCGAGGGGTTAAAGCTTGCACACAGCATTGCGCACAAGCATCAAATGCTTGTGGTTAGCGAAGTCATGGAAATTTCTCAAATTGGAGAGATGCATGACTACATCGATGTCTATCAAGTTGGAGCTCGTAATACTCAGAATTTTAGCTTGCTGCATGAGCTTGGAAAAGTCGATAAGCCGATTTTACTTAAGCGCGGAATGTCGGGAACGATTGAAGAGTTATTGCAATCTGCAGAGTATATTTTTGCTAGCGGCAATGAGAAAATTATTCTTTGCGAGCGCGGCATTCGCACTTTCGAGGATGCTTATCGTAACACTTTAGATCTAAACGCCGTGCCATTACTTAAAGAGAAATCGCACTTACCTGTCGTAGTAGATCCTTCGCATGGAATTGGGATTCGACGTTATGTTAGCGATCTGGCGCTAGCGGCAATCATGGCTGGTGCTGACGGAGTGATTTTTGAAACACATGCGACCCCTGAAAAGGCTCTTTCCGATGGAGCGCAAACATTAAATTTCCTTGAAGCCGATCGTTTGATTACTCAACTTCAAGAAACCTTTGCTTTTCGCAAGTGCTTAAAGGCAGTGCTCTAAATTATGCAGCAACGGAAACTATATTCTAAAACGATTTCTTTTCTTTCAGACTTAGTAACGCCAGTTACGACTTATTTGCGCTTGCGCGAAAGTTTTTCTGAAATTCTTTTGCTCGAAAGTGCTGACTCGCACTCAGAAGATGATGCACGCTCATTTATTTGTATCGAACCGCTACTTAGCTTTGAAGTTGCAGAGGGGAAGCTTACTGTTAAATCGCAGTCTGGATCACAGTCCGACAAGCAGACTTTTGAATTAGGTTTAGACTTGAAGTTAAGCCAACTACTAAATGAATTGCTGCAAAGTTTTACTGCTGAGCCCGAGCAGCGAAATAACCCCGCGCTAGGTTTTTTTGGGTTTACGTCTTATGACGCTGTGCAATGCTTTGAATCAATTAACTTCCAAGCTAGCTCCGACCCCCAGACGACACTCCCCTTAATGCGTTATGCACTCTATCGTTATGTAATCTCAGTTGATCATCGTTCAAATCTATTGAGTATTACGGAAAATAGCTTCGACGCTGCTTTAGAGTCTAAACACACGCTCGATAGTATTAAGTCGATCGTTTGTCGTAATGACTATCA of the bacterium genome contains:
- a CDS encoding bifunctional 3-deoxy-7-phosphoheptulonate synthase/chorismate mutase yields the protein MIIQLKHEISRDLIDQINSRLGVFGFKSTEVQTQSARYLVAIGNVEIDIRQIGCMSGVKDVHHVSDVYKLVSRKWKAAPTSIQIADDVSIKEGAFNIIAGPCAFESAEQIQSIVTFLSARGVKLLRGGAFKPRTSPYAFRGLGIEGLKLAHSIAHKHQMLVVSEVMEISQIGEMHDYIDVYQVGARNTQNFSLLHELGKVDKPILLKRGMSGTIEELLQSAEYIFASGNEKIILCERGIRTFEDAYRNTLDLNAVPLLKEKSHLPVVVDPSHGIGIRRYVSDLALAAIMAGADGVIFETHATPEKALSDGAQTLNFLEADRLITQLQETFAFRKCLKAVL